CCTACAAAATCCACTACAAAGCAATGCCCATAAACAACATTCAACACACTAACGTTAACATGGAGCATAGCCATCACTAATTAAACATCACACAGATGAAGTATTGTTACTTCAGGTATTTGGGATTATGCATGCTGACAAGTTCAGCAAGTAGTTAAGAGTAGCATATTTTCAATTTCAGTAATTTAAAACCCCTTTTCACCCATTTCAACAAACACCTCATacgcattaaaaaaaataatataaaaataagaactcATATTTCCTCATTACAAATAAAAGATTGAAATCCAGACAAAATGGAAATGAAATTACAGTGTACTGGTGAACTCAACTACAACCAACAAAAGAAGAAGCAGAACATATATGCTGCAGCTAAACAGTGTTTAAGCAATGGTAACCTTGGCACCAGCTTCTTCGAGTTGCTTCTTCGCATCTTCAGCTTCGTCCTTTGAAATCCCTTCCTTGAACTTCTTCGGCAACCCTTCGATCAACTCCTTCGCCTCCTTCAGCGCTAGGTTCGTCAATGCCCTCACCGCCTTAATCACCGCGATTCGAGCGTTGCTCGGCACCTCCTCGATCACCACGTCGAACTCCGTCTTCTCCTCAACCACCGCCGGCGCGTCCGCCACAGCGCCGCCGGCACCCGCGGCGACTGCCACAGGGGCGAACGCCGCCGCGGAGACGCCGAGCTTGTCCTGGAGGAAGTCGACGAGGTTCTTGGCCTCCTCGAGCGTGAGTCCGGCGATTTCGTCGCCGAGCTTGGTGATTTTCTCCGGCGCCTCAACGGCGGAGACGACGACACGGGGGCGGCGCGTGGTGGCGGCGCGGTGGGAGAGATTGGGGAATTGGAGGGAGGAGGGTTTGGCGGAGAGGTGCGTAGGGTAAGAAGAGGAGGGTGTAGGATAAGATAGCGTGCGGAGGGTGAGGGTTGTTAGAGTTGTTGAGGCCATTTTGTGAAGAAAGGTTTTTGCTGGTTTGGGATTTGAGGGAGGGAGAGAATGGAAGAAGTGAAGTGAAGGATCAAGATAGGATAAGGAGATTATGAAGGGGTTGGTTATGGGGTGGGTTGAGGTGACTATTACCATATTACCCTCCCATTCTGTCTCTAAAGCGCAAGTTACACATTCTCCCGAGTGTAATGGTGGAAATTGGTCGGGAAggaaactattttatttattcgcCATTTTGCTTACATGAAATAAAACACAACACTCatacatgttttttattttatgaaaaattattaaaatttggtAATTAACTTGTcagtaaaaaatgttatttttcaatatattcaaaactcaatttaataattaacgggtcagtaaaaaaaaatcatatcgaACTCACTTATAAAGCCACTGTAGAACATCGATTATATAGGAAAATTTAGATCCAACACGGGTGCAATTTATCTCATATTTTAATGGACTTTACTATATACTCATGAGCATTTTATGAAATACgaaacatatttttgttaaatttttaaaattattttaaaaaagaataaacaatttttatattttgtttaaataaatattttttattaaaaaatttatttaaaattcttattatatatctGGACAGTGAGACTAAAAATGAGTCAAGTTATATCCAGTTCAACTAATATTGATttgaatcaataaatattaacacCATCTAAAGTTTGACTTCAGAAATATATCAAAGAATTcattatgattatgatgatgtcTAATTAGGTAAACTTTAGTgtatctaaaaaattatatatatagaagttacaaaattccacatttttcattattagtatgttaatttttcaaaattacatcAAATTGTCTCCAATACTATCTTGGTTCTACTAAGCAATTATATGATCCAAAGCAcactattttaatatataataaatagtagggctaattatcttttttaatttctaaactttttagttttaatccctactttaaattttaacttatttgaACTTATCCTcctttaagtattttaaatttttattttcaaataataatattaattaatgacataaaaattaatttagcacATCGTGCTAATAGATGAAGAATTAAAAAGACAATTCACCATATAAAATTAGACATGATATTCTATTAGACTATTTGATAATGTGATAAATCATTGTACTaacaacttttttattatatcattaattaaagtTGTTATTTAAAACACAGAAACTAAAAGTGGGGGTTAGAAAAGGTTTAAGAAATTTGACTTATCAAAGTCTATTAGCATTCAACACTACACGACGATTAAACATCACAGCCTATAAATGAAGTATTATTACTCCAGGTATTAGGGATTGTGGTGACAAGCTCAGCAAGTAGTGAAAGCCAATGAAATATTATAGAGTCAATGTTACAAtggttaatttaataaattgcaGTGCAGGGTAAGTAAGCAAAGCAACTCAGTAGCGGTACTTGGTAGAGTAATCTTTGGGAGAAATGACTAGACCACGTCCCTTCCTTGCACCACGGTACACTGTTTCGACAATATCAATGAACTCTTGCTTGTCTTTGAGTGCCCAATTGATCTTATTGTTGTTTCCGGTTCCAAGGTCTATCATAATATGCTTGTTCCTAAAAAAGAACATAACGGTGCACGGCTCATACAACTCGTACATGGTGTTGAAATCCGGCACCTCAGTGATATCCACAAGATAAATCACTGCgaagttttttatcttttcagcAACCGATGCCAGCACTTCATCCATCTGATTTCAacccaaattaattaattaatcggCTAGGCCATTAGACAAACAACATTGTTATGCAATATTGCATCGTTGAGTCAAGTAGTTAGTTAAGTTGCAAATCATGTGGACAACAAAGACAGTAGTAATATGAGAGACAGAGTGAGATTAAACAAACGTACCAAACCACAATGGAAGTTTCTAATACGGCTATACATACGATTGGATTTTGTAGCATCATggttatgaaatttaaaagtgTATGCTAACTTATGTGGCatagacaaaaaaatatgaaagggGGGGGTGGGGTGCTACCTTATTCGACATAAAAGGCTCCGTGTTCAGCAATTCAATTGGCATTATTGCATTGTATCCTTCAAAACATATGTAGAGTATAATAGATGATGATTTTCATTAATTCAATGACAAGCAAGGAGAATTGgaatggagagagagagagtaataCTAATAGTATACTATAGTATACCTGCATGCAGGTGTCATCCCAATCATGACCGAAGCGAATGACAACAACTCGTTCTTCTTCGGAGTGCAAATGAGGTAGCAAGTATGACATAATTCCTTCCCTCAAACTGATTTGATtgtaatctaatctaatctctCTTGTCTCTATTCGATTCCAACAACAATCCACATCTAATATAATGTATGTATATGAAGGAGCATACCGAAGTGTCTAGAAACACCCCGTATTTTCTCtctcgaaaaaaaaaaagtaccttATTCTACGCGTCAACATATGGCCCAACATTACACACTTCAATCAACCATCATAATTATACccccttttttaaaaataaatgttcgtCAGATGAAATTAATTTGGAAACTAAATCAGcgaatgaattttatatttgattaataaaataaatattctgtATATAATTTCTCTCATTCaaaaattaatctaaataaTCTTGTATTAAGTAATACGGTAATTGGTGTTTAAAGGTGTTGATATCATATTTTCACGCACGgggtaaattataataattttttgtagagCTGTGATCTTTGCtgggaatttcaaaattagCTGACCtacaataattttgttttttgggtTTTGTGGGAATTAGGACCAAAATCGATTCAGGAACTTTTTGTCTTTAATAAAATTGGTAAGTTTTTCAAGAATTTCTGGGAATTTCGGAATGGAGGATGATATTGATAGCATCCACATCCACATCCAATGTTTTGAACTTAAAAACAAAGCTAAATTATTGTTTCgatcttctaatttatttttaatgtttaatttcattttttaattattcaatggTCCAAAtagattctttaattttaaaaataattcaattaaatccTTCAGTAATTTGGAGATTCGtatcaattttacattttatatgGCAGTTAAAAACCATCAACATCTAGTTTTCAGAGATGGACAGTTTTAGAACAGCTACAGGTTATTTAAAAAAGCAAAAGCACAAATTTGTTCTTTGGAATAATGGGTAGATCATATAAAATCCTAACCaaatcccaaatcaaatctcaaATCCAATCAAAATCCTTATCTGAATCTGAGATCAAATCAAAATCCTCGTGTGTCGCCAGAGAAGTTAGAGGAGGCACAAAACATAATCTAGCTCGCCGAGGTGGTGAAATTGCAACAAACGTGCAAGACTTCAAAGCTATGAAGAGCATAGTGGACTATGTGGGGCCCCATCGAAGTGCTGTTTCCGAATTACGTGTTCGTGTTGCTTCTTCTTGATGTCAATCTCATGGGAAACACTGATTCTTATGAAGGTTGTATGGAATTTTTGGGTTCTGGGTTAGGATTCTTAGTTATTGTGTGTTCTTGTTTAAAGAACatcaagaaagaaagagagtaggaatttgagttttttgttttataataattcacaactgctttttttttttatttaaaaagttataatagtAACAATTTTTAACTGTTGCTGTATTTAACGGAGCTTATTAGATTACCAAAAAGTGTGTAAAACTTCAATTTCAACGGAAGGATCTAAttgaatcatttttaaaaattaaaaacttaattaaatcatttaataattagatGACTAAAttgaaacattaaaaataaattagatgatcaaaataataatttaacctaaaaacaATAACGTAATACTTGCATGCTTGTAGAACAATCTCTTAGGAATGTTTAGTACAAGATAAAAAATCCATGCCCCAAACTCATGATTCGTGGAGATGAATAAatctatttaattaatcataattattcttAGAAATATAAGTTttgagaacaaaaaaataaggtGATAATTTTACTAGTTAGATTCTAGTATATTATTCATCCCCATGCTTGTAGCACAATCTTATATTCATCCTCGTACATTTAAAAATCCATATTATTTGGTGAACAAATTATGCTCCCATTAAAACAATTAAGCATAGGTTAGCACAAACGGAGAGCACTACAACATTTTGTTAACTGGCGGACACACGTCTATCATAGTTGACACACACATTGAGTCAACTCCCATAAATTTCTAAGAAAAGCGACGAAATGGTTAATaatccaaccaaacatagaCATGACTTTGATCCCAGTTAACAGGTAACATGCACAATCATATCTAATGCTCATGAAACCACGCAAAAAGAAATCTCTTATTTTACAGCCAAATTTATTGAATTGATCAAAGTAAACATTTCAACTAACAGCACACCCACAGCAACAGACACTTCAAATTCTGTTCTTCCTGTTCTTGGAGCTCATGCCTGCCAAGAAATCAACACATTTGCTACTCATCAATCATCATTACATAAATTCTTCTCTGAACAATTTTTTCCCCAGTTCATTTTTGTGGAAGTTTCTGGCTTTAGACATTTTTCTGAATCTCAATCCCAGTTCTCAAAATGTTGTGTCAAAGACTAAGTTGTATATATACTAAATCGATACAAGTTAACAACcacttgtaaatgtaaaaatgGAGAGAGCAGAGATAAAACTTAAGGGTGTGTTTCACGAAAAAATTCCTGTTTGCATTctctaatttcattttctgGAAATCATTACTATGTTCAATTTTCCATATTTTTAGAAACATAGcctgcatttatcattatttCCATTTCCTATGTGTTTTCTTTCTTACGCAAATTCAAATAAGTTCCTTTCTTCTGACTTACTATGTTCTTTCTCCACCCTTCTTTCAAccatcattttcaaattaagaACCCAAATTCAAAACACGCCATCACCTTGGCATACTATCAATTCAAACAAACTATAGAGATTCTGCGTCCAACAGCAGAAACTGAGAGTCACCCAAACAGCTTTGAAGCTTATCATGTAAAAACAGGCATTTCTTTACAACTTTCAAGTCTTATGGGCAAGTGGCTTATGTGCAAATAAGCATGTACTAAATAGCCATTATTTAGCTACCATTTGGGAAAAAGAAATCATGATTACATTGTTGTTTTGACACCATGATTTTAAACTTAACCACCTGTGCATTGCAGTAAGAATGGAGGCTCAAAGAAGAAGTGATGTGaaataaggaaaagaaaatcattctttataattacaaatatgGTAGCATATTACAAACAGAAACATTGGAACGGGAAAAAACATtctgttttcaaaattttaaaattttcaggaATGCAAACTCCATTTCTAGGaaacaaaagtgaaaataacacgaatcagcaaaaaaaaaaaaacgtgaaaATAACAttccaaacatttttttatcattttatattctcagcaaaagtgaaaatggaaaatcataaaatcaaaCAGCCGCTAAATGTCCTTGCTTTGTCAAAAAGGTACACCacatgaaaatgaaagaaaataagggattttttttttccgtatcagattagaaaaaaaacagttttttttaaagacttcggtttaaaaaaaatggtcacATCAAGAGGcttattatgatatattgatgataaatacaaaaaatgccAACACAACTTTTTGGGAACAAAATAGCTACCTATTAGATAAGCAATTATGTAATGTATGCCAAAAACAAAGTGTGAATGAATCCTAATTTCCCAAGTAGTGACTAGGCTCAGCCAGCATTCATACTTCTGCCAAGggtataatttaaatcaaatacaaGGTTGGGGGTCATCTTGGGGAACTCTACCCCATACAATAATAGCCCAATTTGAAATGACATCTTGTGGTTTCTGAGATGCATCAGTTGTAAAATGCAGACATTGCGATATTGAAAGTAAGAAAGAAAGCAGGgagatttttataaaacaatgcATAAATAAGAAACAAGGAGAAATGAGGTAGTTGGAAATTTAATTTGCAGGGAGTAGAGATAGAAAATGGTAATGTGAAATACCTAAGGAATGCTTAATGGCCCTTGCCATGATCATCGTGATGACCCTCCCAAGGATGCCTCCAGCCCTAGAAAATAtcgaaaatggaaaaaaaaaaacgctaTCGTTAACAGAACAGAACAGGGGTGGGTGAAACAAATTGAATCAGACAGAGTGTGTGTTACCAATACAACAGGACCGTCTTGCTTTGCCCTGTAGAATACCCAAAACCTGgaacaacaaacaaatcaatatATCATAGAATCCATGAAATTAGGGCAAAAGAGATTAAGAGTGGAGTGGAAACTGACCACATGACCGCGCACAAACCCTTGCCGGTGATAGTGTGCCAGCGCTTTGGGTGATGAACGGTAACTCCTTTGTAGGTGGTGCCGTGACCGTGTCCTCCTCCCATCACGATTCTCTTCTCCACTCGCAGATCAAATGAACCAACCCTCGCCTCCACCCTCACCAGATCCCTATTTCATATCCCCTCTTTACCccttcttcaatttttcattttgaatttcacaaaatttattaacaatttaagaaattaaaatggttttaaaaaaaaaatcaatgacataatttaagaaattaaaatgacttTTAAACTTTTCAtctcaaacataaaaattaataatttattttactatcttcgaaattaaaaactaatgttGAGTCAAACGCTCAAAACTCAAAAGTATGTCTATTATTACTCTAACATGCTTATTATTACtctgtttaaacttaaaatattgttaataaaCATATATTGTCTAAGTTTTACATCAGTTAGCctgaaaattattaatattataaaatttaagattattataataaaataataattttttcatatacaaTAATTTGTAATCAAATAATAGAACATGTAAGAAAAAATTACAGTTTAAATGTATATATTgtttaatctttaaataaatttatatatatctaaaaatatcatttactctttttaattaaattaataataagggtatgatttttaagaaaatatatatgaaacaaTTAGCAATTgacttataataatttttttattcgtatGAATCAAAACAATATGAAAGaatatataacatttatataaCATTTATGCATCTTAACTAAATTACACATACTTAATAATTGacattaattacatatttttaacataaattaaagtttataaagTAAATACCaaataatgatttaatttattaaataaatattataatatcaataaatttcaatcaataaaaaaatatgttaaagattatattattaacatttttcaaCAAGTGAAAAATACATCAATTtggtttagttaaaaaaattctaaaatcaaaaaattaaattgggtatttttttttctttggcaagtTCAAACTAAATTACCCTGTTCATGATTACAAAGATTTGGTTTACACGGTGAATtttacacatttttatttttaaaaattagaaatagaTTCCAAATTGGTTGAttgaataatcattaattttaataataaaaaatgtggcATTATATATAAGCAGTAGAGAAAAAACGTGATTCAGGTCAATTAATTTGGATAaccatttattttaatattaatacaaTGTCGACTTTTACATAAAGTTAGACTGCATTagtgattttaaataaatatatatttgattatatattatgaaattgatatttgaaaaaaaaatctaattccattaatttaatttagaatcAAATACATGATCCTACTCAACTCGAGTGGTTGGAAtaacattcaattaaaaaaatttatcatctataccaaaataataaacgaatcttcttttttctaaatataataaacaaacttattaacaaatatttagatttttttcctGTTATATTGATatacatacaattttttttttaacttaatagcCCTTCaggaccttttt
The nucleotide sequence above comes from Glycine soja cultivar W05 chromosome 11, ASM419377v2, whole genome shotgun sequence. Encoded proteins:
- the LOC114377083 gene encoding 50S ribosomal protein L12, chloroplastic-like encodes the protein MASTTLTTLTLRTLSYPTPSSSYPTHLSAKPSSLQFPNLSHRAATTRRPRVVVSAVEAPEKITKLGDEIAGLTLEEAKNLVDFLQDKLGVSAAAFAPVAVAAGAGGAVADAPAVVEEKTEFDVVIEEVPSNARIAVIKAVRALTNLALKEAKELIEGLPKKFKEGISKDEAEDAKKQLEEAGAKVTIA
- the LOC114373692 gene encoding thioredoxin-like protein YLS8 isoform X1; this translates as MPIELLNTEPFMSNKMDEVLASVAEKIKNFAVIYLVDITEVPDFNTMYELYEPCTVMFFFRNKHIMIDLGTGNNNKINWALKDKQEFIDIVETVYRGARKGRGLVISPKDYSTKYRY
- the LOC114373692 gene encoding thioredoxin-like protein YLS8 isoform X2, with product MSYLLPHLHSEEERVVVIRFGHDWDDTCMQMDEVLASVAEKIKNFAVIYLVDITEVPDFNTMYELYEPCTVMFFFRNKHIMIDLGTGNNNKINWALKDKQEFIDIVETVYRGARKGRGLVISPKDYSTKYRY
- the LOC114373714 gene encoding NADH dehydrogenase [ubiquinone] 1 beta subcomplex subunit 2-like — translated: MGGGHGHGTTYKGVTVHHPKRWHTITGKGLCAVMWFWVFYRAKQDGPVVLGWRHPWEGHHDDHGKGH